One Coccinella septempunctata chromosome X, icCocSept1.1, whole genome shotgun sequence genomic window carries:
- the LOC123322075 gene encoding RUN domain-containing protein 1 isoform X1, producing the protein MLQVANIAFMKFQREHSFDMDDQENMYSSEPSLEEQPTGKRWDPLGAPNDQDNESNAMEKFEYHCCDHSSAEKIQSLEEEQELLNSSLFALTTHFAQVQFRLKQVVNSPPEDREELLKSLEEFAFRGIPDVGMVQERMDEASLAEAVRLRRTQQRELIDRLKSQLRELEQYAFENGDSAVPQDVILERQRVILNELKTRMNLEIDEQKYLQMTPADVKEQINLALDQLVSPLRVKEHLVAQLKTQVADLERFISYLQTDTKQAKCSCGCSYHSVKKPFSTDTIGLIQRTATLLQMFAILQLGCGPQKFRKNDLKNTKVNHYGDLRAKLEMAISHVRELVVENEKQKHAQEEYSSDSETGGVKCNVQLTRAVRKYLATSIRDLMQHGSTVSNNTSSIVPFIGCFPRRTSTDQTPIHAWELILQYYHLKNGENFNSTPARKLSQSFNLDIAGSSPINSKQTMLSAIGAIISTHSRYKRSNDSHFKAFICAGLNANKLVSWLNHFFQCKPLIKAHYQPWSYVAKTGFKDSLNSLDSLTCYKFDLPVDLAVQQFQNIKDVFT; encoded by the exons ATGTTGCAAGTGGCAAACATTGCATTTATGAAATTTCAAAGAGAACATAG CTTTGACATGGATGATCAAGAAAATATGTATTCTTCTGAACCTTCTTTGGAGGAACAACCCACTGGTAAAAGATGGGATCCTCTCGGAGCACCAAATGATCAAGATAATGAATCAAATGCAATGGAGAAATTTGAATACCACTGCTGTGATCA TTCTTCAGCTGAAAAGATACAAAGCTTGGAAGAAGAACAAGAACTTCTCAATTCGTCCCTGTTTGCCTTGACCACCCATTTTGCACAG GTACAGTTTCGTCTGAAGCAAGTTGTGAATTCTCCACCTGAAGATAGGGAAGAACTACTCAAATCCCTAGAAGAATTTGCCTTTCGTGGTATTCCAGATGTTGGAATGGTTCAGGAAAGGATGGATGAAGCAAGTCTTGCTGAGGCTGTCCGGCTGAGACGCACCCAACAAAGAGAATTGATCGATAGACTCAAATCTCAGCTTAGGGAATTGGAACAATATGCATTTGAAAATGGGGATTCGGCTGTTCCACAGGATGTTATATTAGAAAGACAAAGAGTCATTTTGAATGAACTCAAAACAAGAATGAATCTTGAAATCGACGAGCAGAAATACCTTCAA ATGACACCTGCTGATGTTAAAGAACAAATTAATCTTGCATTAGATCAACTGGTTAGTCCATTAAGAGTTAAAGAACATCTTGTTGCACAACTGAAGACACAAGTAGCTGACTTGGAACGTTTCATAAGCTACTTACAAACTGACACAAAGCAAGCGAAATGTTCATGTGGTTGCTCATATCATTCTGTTAAGAAACCCTTCAGTACTGACACTATAGGTCTCATACAGAGAACTGCAACTTTGCTTCAAATGTTTGCAATACTTCAACTGGGATGTGGACCCCAGAAATTCAGAAAGAATGATTTGAAGAATACTAAAGTGAATCATTATGG tGATCTTCGAGCCAAACTCGAGATGGCAATATCCCATGTTCGCGAATTAGTTGtggaaaatgagaaacaaaAACATGCCCAAGAGGAGTACAGCAGTGATTCAGAAACAGGAGGAGTCAAGTGTAATGTCCAACTGACAAGAGCTGTGCGAAAATATTTAGCAACCAGTATTCGCGATTTGATGCAGCATGGTTCCACAGTTTCTAATAATACATCTAGTATCGTTCCATTCATTGGTTGTTTTCCCAGGAGGACTTCAACAGACCAGACACCGATTCATGCGTGGGAATTAATACTCCAGTATTATCATCTGAAAAATGGCGAAAATTTCAACTCAACCCCTGCAAGAAAACTATCTCAAAGTTTTAATTTAGATATTGCTGGATCATCTCCAATAAATAGCAAGCAGACAATGCTGAGTGCTATTGGAGCTATAATTTCTACACATTCTAGGTACAAGAGGAGCAACGATTCTCATTTTAAAGCTTTCATCTGTGCTGGACTGAA TGCCAACAAGTTAGTGTCATGGTTAAATCACTTTTTTCAATGTAAACCATTGATAAAGGCACACTACCAGCCTTGGAGTTACGTAGCAAAAACAG
- the LOC123322075 gene encoding RUN domain-containing protein 1 isoform X2 yields MDDQENMYSSEPSLEEQPTGKRWDPLGAPNDQDNESNAMEKFEYHCCDHSSAEKIQSLEEEQELLNSSLFALTTHFAQVQFRLKQVVNSPPEDREELLKSLEEFAFRGIPDVGMVQERMDEASLAEAVRLRRTQQRELIDRLKSQLRELEQYAFENGDSAVPQDVILERQRVILNELKTRMNLEIDEQKYLQMTPADVKEQINLALDQLVSPLRVKEHLVAQLKTQVADLERFISYLQTDTKQAKCSCGCSYHSVKKPFSTDTIGLIQRTATLLQMFAILQLGCGPQKFRKNDLKNTKVNHYGDLRAKLEMAISHVRELVVENEKQKHAQEEYSSDSETGGVKCNVQLTRAVRKYLATSIRDLMQHGSTVSNNTSSIVPFIGCFPRRTSTDQTPIHAWELILQYYHLKNGENFNSTPARKLSQSFNLDIAGSSPINSKQTMLSAIGAIISTHSRYKRSNDSHFKAFICAGLNANKLVSWLNHFFQCKPLIKAHYQPWSYVAKTGFKDSLNSLDSLTCYKFDLPVDLAVQQFQNIKDVFT; encoded by the exons ATGGATGATCAAGAAAATATGTATTCTTCTGAACCTTCTTTGGAGGAACAACCCACTGGTAAAAGATGGGATCCTCTCGGAGCACCAAATGATCAAGATAATGAATCAAATGCAATGGAGAAATTTGAATACCACTGCTGTGATCA TTCTTCAGCTGAAAAGATACAAAGCTTGGAAGAAGAACAAGAACTTCTCAATTCGTCCCTGTTTGCCTTGACCACCCATTTTGCACAG GTACAGTTTCGTCTGAAGCAAGTTGTGAATTCTCCACCTGAAGATAGGGAAGAACTACTCAAATCCCTAGAAGAATTTGCCTTTCGTGGTATTCCAGATGTTGGAATGGTTCAGGAAAGGATGGATGAAGCAAGTCTTGCTGAGGCTGTCCGGCTGAGACGCACCCAACAAAGAGAATTGATCGATAGACTCAAATCTCAGCTTAGGGAATTGGAACAATATGCATTTGAAAATGGGGATTCGGCTGTTCCACAGGATGTTATATTAGAAAGACAAAGAGTCATTTTGAATGAACTCAAAACAAGAATGAATCTTGAAATCGACGAGCAGAAATACCTTCAA ATGACACCTGCTGATGTTAAAGAACAAATTAATCTTGCATTAGATCAACTGGTTAGTCCATTAAGAGTTAAAGAACATCTTGTTGCACAACTGAAGACACAAGTAGCTGACTTGGAACGTTTCATAAGCTACTTACAAACTGACACAAAGCAAGCGAAATGTTCATGTGGTTGCTCATATCATTCTGTTAAGAAACCCTTCAGTACTGACACTATAGGTCTCATACAGAGAACTGCAACTTTGCTTCAAATGTTTGCAATACTTCAACTGGGATGTGGACCCCAGAAATTCAGAAAGAATGATTTGAAGAATACTAAAGTGAATCATTATGG tGATCTTCGAGCCAAACTCGAGATGGCAATATCCCATGTTCGCGAATTAGTTGtggaaaatgagaaacaaaAACATGCCCAAGAGGAGTACAGCAGTGATTCAGAAACAGGAGGAGTCAAGTGTAATGTCCAACTGACAAGAGCTGTGCGAAAATATTTAGCAACCAGTATTCGCGATTTGATGCAGCATGGTTCCACAGTTTCTAATAATACATCTAGTATCGTTCCATTCATTGGTTGTTTTCCCAGGAGGACTTCAACAGACCAGACACCGATTCATGCGTGGGAATTAATACTCCAGTATTATCATCTGAAAAATGGCGAAAATTTCAACTCAACCCCTGCAAGAAAACTATCTCAAAGTTTTAATTTAGATATTGCTGGATCATCTCCAATAAATAGCAAGCAGACAATGCTGAGTGCTATTGGAGCTATAATTTCTACACATTCTAGGTACAAGAGGAGCAACGATTCTCATTTTAAAGCTTTCATCTGTGCTGGACTGAA TGCCAACAAGTTAGTGTCATGGTTAAATCACTTTTTTCAATGTAAACCATTGATAAAGGCACACTACCAGCCTTGGAGTTACGTAGCAAAAACAG
- the LOC123322078 gene encoding uncharacterized protein LOC123322078, with product MMAESHTNSTDFHTSIFREIYKNSWLKKVSSNSKKKKERLWIVFCIHDDVNAFLEAYSDNKSAILHKPCQFFSLNETQHVTSSICPINEEYEFCITLLDQIIKLAAPSQDLMIEWVEVLRTKLKEMKILCPIENLYTKLPEPKNGLPLLSTRDPNSPLPPPPVGTRSDLTRMINDAPGTSGRSRNLNTTPRWRSESTSSCDSFSSPQNTQENEVFNFENLNRLLETPPLSAPASFNHYEPVFQASSSPGPSTRPEIDFQNRPVANSYTRFLMPPPRPYRTLREQQVQQLQNEMKHPGGVRLQLRRRDCLNAIAFVDAYESVWICGWKQKEHPMLYNALHIGDQVLNVEGVVVKTAYQVRRILKSHSAIYINIVIKRIPFGRVFVIHRETEGQSLGIIQENNTAVIKTVQAGSLAAKHGLPCGAMTCDGTAFTNWVLTEINGRPLNLYFKKNQVRDRLNAVGRDISILVQPLDLVKQFKKELKSIRNYKEYLLQ from the exons ATGATGGCAGAGTCACACACAAATAGCACTGATTTTCACACTTCAATTTTCAGGGAGATATACAAAAACAGTTGGCTCAAAAAAGTAtcatcaaattcaaaaaag aaaaaagaAAGATTGTGGATTGTCTTCTGTATTCATGATGATGTGAATGCTTTTCTCGAAGCTTATTCCGATAATAAAAGCGCTATACTACACAAACCATGTCAGTTCTTTTCTCTGAATGAAACACAACATGTTACCTCTTCGATTTGTCCAATTAATGAAGAATATGAATTTTGTATTACTCTCCTTGATCAAATTATTAAGCTGGCAGCTCCATCTCAAGATCTCATGATCGAATGGGTAGAAGTCCTACGTACTAAGCTGAAAGAGATGAAAATATTATGtccaatagaaaatttatatactAAGTTACCTGAGCCAAAAAATGGTCTTCCATTACTATCAACAAGAGATCCAAACTCACCATTGCCTCCACCCCCTGTGGGTACTAGAAGTGACCTTACAAGAATGATAAATGATGCACCTGGCACATCTGGTCGTTCTAGGAATCTGAATACAACACCTAGATGGAG ATCAGAGTCCACTTCCTCATGTGATAGTTTCAGCAGTCCACAAAATACTCAAGAGAACgaagtattcaattttgaaaatttgaacagATTGTTAGAGACTCCTCCGTTATCTGCCCCTGCAAGTTTCAACCACTATGAACCTGTTTTCCAAGCGTCTTCCTCTCCAGGCCCTTCAACTAGACCTGAAATCGATTTTCAGAATAGACCTGTGGCCAATAGTTATACGAGATTTTTGATGCCACCCCCAAGACCATATAGAACACTAAGAGAACAACAAGTTCAACAGCTACAAAATGAAATGAAGCATCCAGGTGGTGTGAGACTTCAGCTGAGAAGAAGAGACTGTTTGAACGCAATAGCATTTGTAGATGCTTATGAATCTGTGTG GATTTGTGGATGGAAACAGAAGGAACATCCTATGCTTTACAATGCATTACACATTGGTGATCAAGTTTTAAATGTTGAAGGAGTAGTAGTAAAAACAGCATATCAAGTTCGAAGGATTTTGAAGAGCCACTCTGCTATTTAT ATCAATATTGTAATCAAAAGGATTCCATTCGGTAGAGTTTTTGTTATTCATCGAGAAACAGAGGGACAATCACTTGGTATAATTCAGGAAAATAACACAGCTGTTATCAAGACTGTACAAGCTGGAAGTTTGGCAGCTAAACATGGATTGCCTTGTGGAGCCATGACCTGCGATGGCACTGCCTTCACCAATTGGGTACTAACAGAAATCAATGGCCGTCCTCTAAATctgtatttcaaaaaaaatcaagtCCGCGATCGTCTTAATGCAGTAGGTAGAGATATATCTATACTAGTGCAACCTCTAGATCTGGTaaaacaattcaaaaaagaattaaaatcgataaggaactaCAAAGAGTATCTTTTGCAGTAA
- the LOC123322088 gene encoding UDP-xylose and UDP-N-acetylglucosamine transporter-like, with amino-acid sequence MKGKAVYAVCMVLLGCGLNNVFLEYIIKLDPGAGHLITFLQFLFIAIQGFIFTSKCGTVPPHIPIKIYLLLVVMLFSTSVVNNWAFAFNIPVPLHMIFRAGSLIANLIMGVIVLNKKYTMDKYISVIMITLGIVICTLATGNKKPKPTCSDCDMTDSIDSSTDEDSMYFFWWMIGILLLTSALLLSARMGIYQETLYKQHGKFPSEALYYTHLFSLPGFILYGSSILEHASIANNSELIEIPLIQIGMPILWVFLLFNVITQYFCISSVYILTTECTSLTVTLVLTLRKFMSLVISIVYFKNPFTAYHWFGTFLVFMGTLIFTELISSKRLVGTKTKKN; translated from the exons ATGAAGGGTAAAGCGGTTTATGCTGTTTGTATGGTTTTGTTAGGCTGTGGCTTGAACAATGTGTTTTTAGAATATATCATAAA ATTAGATCCAGGAGCAGGGCATTTGATAACATTCTTACAATTCTTATTCATAGCAATTCAAGGTTTCATTTTTACCTCAAAATGTGGAACTGTACCACCGCATATACCAATAAAGATATATTTATTATTGGTCGTAATGTTATTCAGTACTAGTGTTGTTAATAACTGGGCATTTGCTTTCAATATACCAGTTCCGCTACATATGATTTTCAGAGCG GGATCACTCATTGCAAATTTAATAATGGGTGTTATTGTTTTGAATAAGAAGTATACAatggataaatatatatctgTGATTATGATAACTCTAGGAATAGTTATATGTACGCTAGCTACGGGTAATAAAAAACCAAAACCT acTTGCTCAGATTGTGATATGACTGATTCAATAGACTCGAGTACTGATGAAGATTCAATGTATTTCTTCTGGTGGATGATAGGAATTCTGCTTTTAACTTCTGCTTTATTATTATCAGCTCGAATGGGTATTTATCAAGAAACACTATACAAACAACATGGGAAATTCCCAAGTGAAGCTTTATATTATACG CATCTGTTTTCTTTGCCTGGTTTCATTTTATATGGAAGCAGTATATTGGAACATGCTTCTATTGCCAATAATTCTGAATTGATTGAAATTCCACTGATTCAGATAGGAATGCCAATTCTTTGGGTGTTTCTCCTCTTTAATGTTATAACGCAATATTTCTGTATTAGTTCAGTTTATATTTTAACAACTGAATGCACTTCATTGACAGTAACCCTCGTGCTGACTCTTAGAAAATTTATGTCTTTGGTGATATCTATAGTATATTTTAAGAATCCATTCACAGCGTACCACTGGTTTGGAACTTTTCTTGTTTTTATGGGAACATTGATTTTCACAGAACTCATTTCTTCTAAAAGATTAGTTggtacaaaaacaaaaaagaattaA
- the LOC123322091 gene encoding uncharacterized protein LOC123322091 codes for MDAKLLKSLMEKKSNETANNRLESLRLPRDLSLGGTKPKKIYQPNLNAQRTKHKAKESIKKLQPTKKEKPKPQPKKKVLDSKRFVQSQGVFSEGSALEKRSTGFSERTKYEYNSPSHIAIPTFTKTDSVVDDDKEDNILTSLINMKVDRDERLDNAEVWNFTPLYNSCDKVEMEPVDPYFCKVEEAEVNTRLALIKMPESLAGKGLSDDPNVTKALDYHLNMMTEGKIGSLQITRSGKMYMKIGKMRYLMESSHFSAGPETIATYMDAPNGESKPKFAFLGDVEGRFKLIPKWKESIESV; via the exons ATGGATGccaaactactgaaatctttaaTGGAAAAGAAATCTAACGAGACAGCCAATAATAGACTTGAATCTTTGAGACTTCCTCGAGATTTAAGTCTTGGTGGAACTAAGCCAAAGAAAATTTATCAACCAAATCTTAACGCTCAGCGAACAAAACACAAAGCTAAAGA AAGCATAAAGAAATTGCAACCGACTAAAAAAGAGAAACCTAAACCACAACCTAAGAAAAAGGTCTTAGATAGCAAGAGATTTGTGCAATCCCAAGGTGTTTTCTCAGAAGGTTCTGCACTAGAAAAGAGGTCCACTGGGTTCAGTGAAAGAACTAAATATGAATATAATTCCCCGTCCCATATTGCAATACCCACATTTACAAAAACTGATTCTGTT gttGATGATGATAAAGAGGATAACATTCTCACCAGTTTGATAAATATGAAAGTAGACCGTGATGAAAGATTAGACAATGCAGAAGTATGGAACTTCACTCCTCTCTATAACAGTTGTGACAAAG TTGAAATGGAACCAGTTGATCCGTATTTCTGTAAAGTAGAGGAAGCTGAAGTTAACACAAGATTGGCCCTGATAAAG ATGCCAGAATCCTTAGCAGGAAAAGGTTTGAGTGATGATCCAAATGTTACAAAAGCATTAGACTATCATTTGAATATGATGACAGAAGGAAAAATAGGCTCATTACAAATCACACGTTCAGGCAAAATGTAtatgaaaataggaaaaatgAGGTACCTAATGGAATCTAGTCATTTTTCTGCTGGTCCAGAAACAATTGCTACATACATGGATGCCCCAAATGGAGAAAGTAAACCCAAATTCGCTTTTCTGGGAGATGTTGAGGGAAGATTCAAACTCATTCCAAAATGGAAGGAATCGATAGAATCGGTTTAG